CCCGTATGTGGGAATTACAACAGCAAGAAGAAACTACGCAAGCAAAGCAAACAACCGCCACTGTCAGTTAACCGTTTACAGCAAAGCTTCTTCTTCCGCGAAAATAAAAAACCGGAAAATACCGGGAAAAAACCAACCTTATCCCTGCGAATGAATGTTAGACGGATGTGATAACTTCACACTCCAGAATTTGCCATCAACAATTGCGTAATTACATTCTAGGGAGTCATCGCAATGCTCGTATCTGTTGGTTATCTCATTATTATTGTTTCTGTTTTCGGCGGATTTGCTTTGGCCGGGGGCCACCTGGCTTCGCTGTGGCAGCCTGTGGAGCTTCTCATGATTGGTGGAGGCGCTGTTGGGGCATTCGTTGTCGGCAATTCGAATAAAGCAATTAAAGCCACCATGAAAGCATTGCCGACCGTTTTCAAAGGCTCGAAGTTTACCAAAGCGTTGTATATGGACCTGATGACGCTACTGTACGAAATTCTCAGCAAGGTACGTAAAGAAGGCTTGATGTCGATCGAAGGCGATGTCGATGATCCCTCCAATAGCCCGATTTTCACGAAATATCCGGATATCCTGGCGGATCATCATATCACCGAGTTTATTACAGATTATCTGCGCCTGATGGTGGGCGGCAATTTGAATTCTCTGGAGATCGAGAGTTTGATGGACAGCGAACTGGAAACGCACCATCAAGAAGGTGAAGTGCCGATTCATGTGGTATCGAAACTCGGCGACGGATTGCCCGCATTCGGGATTGTGGCTGCGGTAATGGGCGTGGTGCATACCATGGAGTCGGTGCATTTGCCGCCCAGCGAATTGGGAATTTTGATTGCTGCGGCGCTGGTCGGTACTTTCCTCGGAATCTTGCTGGCTTACGGCTTTGTCAGCCCATTGGCGGGAAAGCTTGAACATAATCTCCATGAATCCAGCAAGATGTTCGAATGTATCAAAATTACCCTGCTTGCCAATCTGAACGGCTACTCGCCGGTTTTGGCAGTGGAGTTCGGAAGAAAAGTCCTGTTCACGACCGAAAGACCGTCTTTCTTGGAGTTGGAAGAGCATGTCAAACAAAGCAAGTCCAAGTAATTATTGAATATTTATTCCATCTGAATTACAGGAACAATTATGGCTGACGATCTTGCACAGCGACCGATAGTTATCAAAAGAATCAAGAAAGTTGCGGGCGGCCATCATGGCGGCGCCTGGAAAATTGCGTATGCCGACTTCGTAACCGCAATGATGGCGTTTTTTTTGTTGATGTGGTTACTGGGATCGTCGACCAAAAGTCAATTGGAAGGCATCTCGGAATATTTCAAAACGCCGCTGAAGGTCGCTTTGATGGGCGGATCGTCGATTGGTGAAAGCAATAGCGTACTCAAAGGCGGCGGTACCGATTTGACACGCCAGCATGGCGAAGTCAAGAAAGGCGCGATCAAGGATGACGATGCCCAAACCAAGAAAATCATCCGGGAACGGGCGGAGCGCGTCAAATTGGAAGGATTAAAGCAAAAAATCGAAGAAGCGATTGAAAACAATCCGTCGCTCAAAAAATTCGCTAATCAATTGCTATTGGATATCACTTCGGACGGCTTAAGAATTCAAATCGTCGACGAACAAAACCGCCCGATGTTCGCGTTGGGCAGAGCGGAATTACAGCCCTATACCAAAACCATATTGCGCGAAATCGGCAAAATGCTGAACGACGTCGACAATAAAATCAGTCTTTCCGGACATACGGATGCCAAGCCGTTCCCCTCAGGCGACAAAGGTTACAGCAACTGGGAATTATCGGCGGATCGCGCTAATGCCTCAAGGCGCGAATTGGTTGTCGGCGGCATGGATACCAATAAAATCCTGCAAGTCATCGGATTGTCTTCGGCAGTTCTTTTTGACAAGGACGATCCGCTCAACCCGATCAACCGCCGCATCAGTATCGTGGTTATGAACGAGCGGGCTGAGAAAGCGGTGACGATGGACAACCCGACCATCGATATCGATATGCAGGATCAACCGAGCACCGAATTGCTGGAAAATCCCTAAAAACTCTCGCGGACTGCTATCACATGCTAAAACGTTTTCATCCAAGCATCGCTGCATTGTTGATCCAAATTACAGCGACTGTTACCTCAGGGGTCTTAATAGCGTTATTCTCCGCCAATGCCGGCTTATTGGAGTGGGTGATTTTACAAGCATTGCTAGCCGGCTTATTGAGTTTTGTTGCGAGATTACCGGTATGGTGGATGCCCATGCATCTTCTGTTCATGCCGCTGGTCATCGCCGCTTTGACATTAAATATTTCATCAACTTGGTATTTATTGCTGTTCCTGGGTTTATTGTTAATCTATGGCAAATCGTTCGTGACCCAAGTGCCTTTGTACCTTTCCAGCGAGAGTGTCAATCAGGCGCTTGAGACTTTATTACCTCAACAGCAACAATTTTCGTTTATTGATCTGGGCAGCGGCTGCGGCGGATTATTAAAAAATCTTGCCAATGCTCATGATAACGGCTCTTTTCATGGCATCGAATCCGCGCCGGTGCCTTATGTCATCAGCAAATTACGCAGCTTGTTGGGTTCGGGATATGATGTGCGCTGGGGAGATTTCTGGAAACACGATTTCTCACGTTATGACGTGGTTTATGCCTATTTATCGCCAGTGCCGATGAATTCGCTGTGGCAAAAGGCAAAAAAAGAAATGCGTCCCGGCAGTCTGTTAATCAGCAATACTTTCGTTATTCCTGGTGTTGCGCCTGATCAAAGCATCCGCTTGAACGATTTTTCCAATTCCACGCTTTATCTTTGGCGGTTATGACAATCACCTAAAGCCTGCTAAACACGCCGCCAGGTAGTGCCCTGAGGACCGTCTTCCAAAATAACACCCTGTTGTTGCAGATTTTTCCGGATTTCATCCGCTTCCGCATAACGCCCCGCTTTACGGGCTTCGATACGCTGTTGAATCAAGGATTCGATCTGCTCATGGGTCAGTGAAGCAGCGCCAACGGCAGCAGAAGTGCTTTGCAAGTAATCAACCGGATTTTGTTGCAGCAAGCCTAACAATCCACCCAGCGCTTTTAATAAGGCAGCGCCGTCCTTTGCGCCGGTTTTATTGAGCTCGTTCGCCAGCTCAAACAAGACGGCGATGGCATCCGGCGTATTGAAATCATCTTCCATGGCGGCTTTGAATTTTTGCGCATGTTGATTATTCCAATCAATGGCTGGCGTATCGAACGAGCCGGCATCCTTTAATGCGATATACAACCGGTCGAGCGCCAGTTTGGTATCCTTCAGGTGTTGATCGGAATAATTGAGCGGACTGCGGTAATGCGCCCGCAAAATAAAAAACCGCACGACTTCCGGCTGATATAACTTGATAATTTCCCGTACGGTAAAGAAATTCCCAAGCGATTTCGACATCTTTTCATTGTCGACGCGCACAAAACCATTGTGCATCCAGTAATTCACGAACACATGATCATGCGCGCCTTCACTTTGGGCGATTTCGTTTTCGTGATGCGGAAATTGCAAATCCTGGCCGCCGCCATGAATATCAAAATGAATGCCCAGCAACTGCTCGCTCATCGCCGAGCATTCGATATGCCACCCCGGGCGTCCGTTGCCCCACGGGGATTCCCAAAACGGCTCGCCGGCCTTTGCGGATTTCCACAACACAAAATCCAGCGGATCCTTTTTACTGGAATCAATCTCAACCCGCTCGCCGGCACGCAAGTCATTCAAAGACTTACCTGACAGCTTTCCGTAACCCGGAAAATTATGAACCGCGTAATAAACATCGCCATTACCCGCTTGATACGCCAGATTCTTTTTTATCAATGCATCGATCATGTTGATCATGTGATCAACGAAGTTTGTGGCACGCGGTTCATGGCTGGGCGGCAATACTCCCAGCGCCGCGGCGTCTTCATCCATTGCTTGAATAAAACGTGCGGTTAATGCCCCGATCGGTTCATTGTTTTGTTGCGCGCGATTAATGATCTTATCGTCGATATCCGTAATGTTGCGTACATAAACAACTTCAAAACCGTTCTCCCTGAACCACCGCACAACCATATCAAAAACCACCAGAACCCGTGCATGCCCCAAATGGCAATAATCATAAACCGTCATGCCGCAAACATAGATCTTGATCTTTCCGGGTAAGATAGGCACGAACTGTTGTTTTTCGCGAGCGATTGAGTTATAAATTTTTAGCATAGGATCAACGATTCAAATTGTAATTCTGTCTATCTTATTGATAGAATCTCGGAAACTGTTATTATCTGCACCCAAAATAAATAGCCGCAGAGTATAACATAGTGTTTATATGAAACTCTTACCATCCATTACCACAGGCTGATTATCGATGCGACGCTGCCAAATTCTTCTGCTCATTATTTTATTTTCAATTCATTTGAACGTTTTTGCAGCATCTATCACGGTCGAAATGAGAACGAATCTTGGCAACATCGTTCTGGAGCTTTATCCTGATAAAGCCCCCAAAACCGTAGAAAACTTCCTGGAATATATTGAGAACGGTTTCTACAAAAATACGATATTCCATCGCGTCATTGCCGGGTTTATGATTCAGGGCGGCGGTTTCGACCAAGCGCTCAATCAAAAACCGACCCGTCCGCCGATTCGCAATGAAGCCGCGAATGATCTCAAAAATGAAATTGGAACCATTGCCATGGCGCGTACATCGGATCCGCATTCGGCATCGGCGCAATTTTTTATTAATGTCGCCAATAATCGATTTCTTGATTTTAAAGCACCCAGTCAAAGCGGCTATGGTTATGCGGTATTTGGAAAAGTCGTAAGTGGAATGGAAGTTGTTAACAAAATTGCTGCAACGCCTACCGGTCCGGCCGGTCCGTTTCCCAGCGACGTACCGAAAAATAAAGTGATTATTGAGGATATTGTCAAATTGCCTTCGTCAAAAAACGGCAATACTCAATAGCACATTCATCAATCAATTTAGGACTGATATGGTTAAACTGCAAACTAATTTTGGCGCGATAACTCTCGAACTCGACAGTGAAAAAGCGCCGGAAACCGTACAAAATTTCCTCAATTATGTCTCCAGCGGATTTTACGACAATACATTGTTCCATCGTGTCATTGACGATTTCATGATTCAGGGTGGCGGTTTTGCGCCCGGAATGAAACAAAAACCGACCCAGCCGCCCATCCACAATGAAGCTGCCAATGGTTTACGCAACGACGCCTATACGATTGCCATGGCAAGAACGGCCGATGTTCATTCTGCAACCGCGCAGTTTTTTATCAATGTAACCAGCAACGGTTTCCTCAACTATAAATCGCCATCACCGCAAGGGTATGGTTATTGCGTTTTCGGCAAAGTCGTCGAGGGTCAAGATGTCGTGGATAAAATTAAAAAAGTCAAAACTGGTGATTATGCCGGGCATCAGAATGTCCCGTTGGAAGATGTCATTATTGAGAAAGCCGAAGTGATTTAATCACGGGAAAAGCAAAGCAAGCTTTCTCAAACCCCGGATAGTTAATGGCGTCAGTCGCTGACGACTTGAGATTCAGCCCAATCCCCGCGCCAAATCGGTTTGCAAATCCTGAACGGACTCTAATCCGACCGCAATGCGCAGCAGCCCGTCGGTTATCCCGGCGGCGTCCCGGGCTTCCTGGCTAATCCGTGCATGCGTCGTGGTTGCTGGATGCGTCAACGTACTTTTTGCATCCCCCAAGTTTGCGGTGATAGAAATCAATTGGGTTGAATCAATGACACGCCACGCGGCCTCCCGCCCTCCTTTAACTTCGAACGAAACAATCCCGCCTCCCGATTTTTGTTGGCGTTTTGCCAAATCGTGCTGCGGATGCGATTCCAAGCCGGGATAAAATATGCGTGTCACATTCGAGTGCTTCTCGAGCCATTGCGCCATTTTCAAGGCATTTTCGGAATGTGCCTCTACACGGATTTTAAGTGTCTCCAATCCTTTCAGAATGACCCAAGCATTGAAGGCGCTCAATGTCGGACCGGCAGTTCGCAAGAAACCGAACACACCACCATCCATCAATAACTCCCGTTTTCCGAGTACCGCACCACCCAAAACTCTCCCTTGCCCATCGAGATATTTGGTGGCGGAATGAATAACAATATCCGCTCCCAATTCAAGCGGTTTTTGTAAGATCGGCGTACAGAAGCAGTTATCCACAACCAGCCAGGCACCAGCCATTCTCGCGATACGGGCCAATTCCGCGATATCTGAAATTTCCGTTAATGGATTGGAGGGCGTTTCCATGAAAAAAAGCTTGGTATTCGGCCGTATCGCGCTTCGCCAGGCATCAACATCCGTCGCGGACACAAAAGTCGTATCAATATTAAACTTCTTCAGAATGTTGTTAAATAAATTGACGGTTGCGCCAAATAAGCTTTGCGAAGCGACGATATGATCTCCGGCGGATAGTAATCCCATGGTGCAGGCTAAAATCGCCGACATGCCCGATGATGTTGCAATGCAGGTTTCCGCTCCCTCCAACACTGCCAGGCGTTCTTCAAATGCGGTTACGGTTGGATTGGTAAATCGTGAGTAAATATTGCCTGGCTCGCTGCCGGAAAAACGGGCGGCCGCTTGAGCTGCACTATCAAACACAAAACTGGAAGTCAAATACATTGCTTCAGAATGCTCATGGAATTGACTGCGATGAATGCCGGTATGTAATGCGAGCGTTTCTGGTTGCAAATTATCTGACATATATATTTGAGGCTTTGAAAATTAAATGGAAATTACATTAGATTGTTACACTTGTTTGGGAAAACACATTTCTTAGATAGTTACTGCATTGATTCTAATCGGAAAAAACCAAACTCAAATCCAATTGCGTTTTCGACTGCGCGAGCGATAGCGGTTGATTGGAATTTCTTTGCAATTCCAAAGTTTTGAGATATTCATGCGTCACATCGCCGGTAATATAAACACCATTGAAACATGATGTTTCAAAGTTCTGCACCACAGGCGACACCTTGGATACCGCATGCGTCAGAGCTTCCAAATCCTGGAATATCAGGTAATCCGCACCAATCTCTTCGCATATTTCTTCCGCTGTCCGGTCTGTAGCGATCAATTCTTGCCGGGTCGGCATGTCGATACCGTACACATTGGGATATCGCACCGGCGGAGCGGCGGAAGCAAAAAAGATCTTGTTGGCACCCGCATCCCGCGCCATTTGAACGATTTCCCGGCTGGTAGTGCCCCGCACAATCGAATCGTCGATCAGTAAAACATTCTTGCCGCGA
This is a stretch of genomic DNA from Nitrosomonas sp. sh817. It encodes these proteins:
- the motA gene encoding flagellar motor stator protein MotA — translated: MLVSVGYLIIIVSVFGGFALAGGHLASLWQPVELLMIGGGAVGAFVVGNSNKAIKATMKALPTVFKGSKFTKALYMDLMTLLYEILSKVRKEGLMSIEGDVDDPSNSPIFTKYPDILADHHITEFITDYLRLMVGGNLNSLEIESLMDSELETHHQEGEVPIHVVSKLGDGLPAFGIVAAVMGVVHTMESVHLPPSELGILIAAALVGTFLGILLAYGFVSPLAGKLEHNLHESSKMFECIKITLLANLNGYSPVLAVEFGRKVLFTTERPSFLELEEHVKQSKSK
- the motB gene encoding flagellar motor protein MotB gives rise to the protein MADDLAQRPIVIKRIKKVAGGHHGGAWKIAYADFVTAMMAFFLLMWLLGSSTKSQLEGISEYFKTPLKVALMGGSSIGESNSVLKGGGTDLTRQHGEVKKGAIKDDDAQTKKIIRERAERVKLEGLKQKIEEAIENNPSLKKFANQLLLDITSDGLRIQIVDEQNRPMFALGRAELQPYTKTILREIGKMLNDVDNKISLSGHTDAKPFPSGDKGYSNWELSADRANASRRELVVGGMDTNKILQVIGLSSAVLFDKDDPLNPINRRISIVVMNERAEKAVTMDNPTIDIDMQDQPSTELLENP
- a CDS encoding class I SAM-dependent methyltransferase → MLKRFHPSIAALLIQITATVTSGVLIALFSANAGLLEWVILQALLAGLLSFVARLPVWWMPMHLLFMPLVIAALTLNISSTWYLLLFLGLLLIYGKSFVTQVPLYLSSESVNQALETLLPQQQQFSFIDLGSGCGGLLKNLANAHDNGSFHGIESAPVPYVISKLRSLLGSGYDVRWGDFWKHDFSRYDVVYAYLSPVPMNSLWQKAKKEMRPGSLLISNTFVIPGVAPDQSIRLNDFSNSTLYLWRL
- the cysS gene encoding cysteine--tRNA ligase, producing the protein MLKIYNSIAREKQQFVPILPGKIKIYVCGMTVYDYCHLGHARVLVVFDMVVRWFRENGFEVVYVRNITDIDDKIINRAQQNNEPIGALTARFIQAMDEDAAALGVLPPSHEPRATNFVDHMINMIDALIKKNLAYQAGNGDVYYAVHNFPGYGKLSGKSLNDLRAGERVEIDSSKKDPLDFVLWKSAKAGEPFWESPWGNGRPGWHIECSAMSEQLLGIHFDIHGGGQDLQFPHHENEIAQSEGAHDHVFVNYWMHNGFVRVDNEKMSKSLGNFFTVREIIKLYQPEVVRFFILRAHYRSPLNYSDQHLKDTKLALDRLYIALKDAGSFDTPAIDWNNQHAQKFKAAMEDDFNTPDAIAVLFELANELNKTGAKDGAALLKALGGLLGLLQQNPVDYLQSTSAAVGAASLTHEQIESLIQQRIEARKAGRYAEADEIRKNLQQQGVILEDGPQGTTWRRV
- a CDS encoding peptidylprolyl isomerase, whose protein sequence is MRRCQILLLIILFSIHLNVFAASITVEMRTNLGNIVLELYPDKAPKTVENFLEYIENGFYKNTIFHRVIAGFMIQGGGFDQALNQKPTRPPIRNEAANDLKNEIGTIAMARTSDPHSASAQFFINVANNRFLDFKAPSQSGYGYAVFGKVVSGMEVVNKIAATPTGPAGPFPSDVPKNKVIIEDIVKLPSSKNGNTQ
- a CDS encoding peptidylprolyl isomerase, translated to MVKLQTNFGAITLELDSEKAPETVQNFLNYVSSGFYDNTLFHRVIDDFMIQGGGFAPGMKQKPTQPPIHNEAANGLRNDAYTIAMARTADVHSATAQFFINVTSNGFLNYKSPSPQGYGYCVFGKVVEGQDVVDKIKKVKTGDYAGHQNVPLEDVIIEKAEVI
- a CDS encoding O-succinylhomoserine sulfhydrylase, whose protein sequence is MSDNLQPETLALHTGIHRSQFHEHSEAMYLTSSFVFDSAAQAAARFSGSEPGNIYSRFTNPTVTAFEERLAVLEGAETCIATSSGMSAILACTMGLLSAGDHIVASQSLFGATVNLFNNILKKFNIDTTFVSATDVDAWRSAIRPNTKLFFMETPSNPLTEISDIAELARIARMAGAWLVVDNCFCTPILQKPLELGADIVIHSATKYLDGQGRVLGGAVLGKRELLMDGGVFGFLRTAGPTLSAFNAWVILKGLETLKIRVEAHSENALKMAQWLEKHSNVTRIFYPGLESHPQHDLAKRQQKSGGGIVSFEVKGGREAAWRVIDSTQLISITANLGDAKSTLTHPATTTHARISQEARDAAGITDGLLRIAVGLESVQDLQTDLARGLG